A portion of the Granulosicoccus antarcticus IMCC3135 genome contains these proteins:
- a CDS encoding branched-chain amino acid ABC transporter permease produces the protein MSAYLVSMATYAGFFMILALALNLQWGLTGMVNFGIAGFYALGAYTSGLLSAKAGWPLGLSIPMAIAAGFAAGGLVALLSMRLREDFLAIVTLGVGEVIRLIVLNEDQITEGPRGLRIEAQPFQSLVEPENYPLFYLCFVAVFVAITYWICERIRKAPMGRTLRAIREDDVVAGVLGKNVFRHRVQIFAIGGGFMGLAGALYAHYTQNISPEVFMPTVAMFIWMSVIVGGAGNNRGLLIGAGTVIMFLEGTRFIGDILPWLDAEIMSSVRIITIGLLLIVTLRLRPRGLLPEPKFSYTKR, from the coding sequence ATGAGCGCTTATCTTGTATCAATGGCCACCTATGCTGGCTTTTTCATGATTCTTGCCCTGGCGTTGAACCTGCAGTGGGGATTGACGGGCATGGTCAATTTCGGCATCGCTGGATTTTATGCTCTGGGGGCTTATACATCGGGGCTGTTATCAGCCAAGGCCGGTTGGCCGCTGGGTCTGAGCATTCCCATGGCCATTGCTGCCGGGTTTGCGGCAGGTGGTCTGGTGGCACTGCTATCCATGCGATTACGGGAGGACTTCCTGGCCATTGTCACGCTGGGTGTGGGGGAAGTCATTCGTCTGATTGTACTGAACGAAGACCAGATTACGGAAGGGCCGCGTGGCCTCAGAATCGAGGCTCAACCTTTCCAGTCACTGGTTGAACCTGAAAACTATCCACTGTTCTATCTGTGTTTTGTCGCGGTGTTTGTTGCCATCACCTATTGGATCTGCGAGCGCATTCGTAAAGCGCCAATGGGGCGAACGCTACGTGCAATCCGGGAGGATGACGTTGTTGCCGGCGTGCTGGGCAAGAATGTGTTTCGTCATCGAGTGCAGATATTTGCCATTGGTGGCGGCTTCATGGGCTTGGCCGGCGCGCTGTATGCCCATTACACACAGAACATCAGTCCCGAGGTCTTCATGCCCACCGTGGCCATGTTCATCTGGATGTCAGTGATTGTTGGTGGTGCCGGCAACAACAGAGGCCTGCTGATTGGTGCGGGCACAGTGATCATGTTCCTGGAAGGCACCCGATTTATCGGTGACATCCTGCCTTGGCTGGATGCAGAAATCATGAGTTCGGTTCGCATCATAACCATCGGACTTCTATTGATTGTCACATTGCGCTTGCGGCCCAGAGGGCTGTTACCAGAGCCAAAATTTTCTTATACCAAACGCTAA
- a CDS encoding ABC transporter substrate-binding protein yields MTFHMNRRSFLAAGTAALIVPSILRAQESEITIGSLTPNTGGGAPFGPNITASHKRVVDAVNAAGGILGRQVRLYQENSETNPETAVRAADKLINVNGVCAIVGTFSSSVTLGVMPKCQAANVVQMCTSSSSDIPVSDEKGLVFNFQPLSPIWGRAIGELVKARGLESFGLMALNNDFTRSMMDGFIEVVGQEALVNEPFYYNAQQSSYRSEVTQLIEKNPQAVFVPSYITDFTAVYKELYRQGYEGTVITTSLSTGQQFKDAIGDAADGIVHGFPVPAINSPAYKEYLKEAGLEETNSVQHPFGTAGRDQLTTLLLAIEKAGSTAGSDIAKAVWEVTTGEGKTTVYNLAEGLAALREGKEINYSGASGSIEFDEEGMVLGRDFQLSEIRDGEDVVIERLEY; encoded by the coding sequence ATGACCTTTCACATGAATCGCCGTAGCTTTCTGGCTGCGGGAACTGCCGCGCTCATCGTCCCTAGCATCTTGCGTGCTCAAGAGAGTGAAATCACCATTGGTTCCCTGACACCCAATACCGGTGGTGGAGCGCCTTTTGGTCCGAACATCACTGCATCACACAAGCGGGTGGTTGATGCTGTCAATGCCGCTGGCGGCATTCTGGGGCGACAAGTTCGCCTGTATCAGGAGAATTCCGAGACTAACCCTGAAACGGCTGTTCGGGCGGCGGACAAGCTGATCAATGTCAATGGCGTGTGTGCCATCGTTGGTACATTTTCTTCATCTGTAACGCTGGGTGTCATGCCTAAATGTCAGGCGGCTAATGTGGTGCAGATGTGCACCTCATCCTCGTCCGACATTCCGGTGTCCGATGAAAAAGGGCTGGTGTTCAACTTTCAGCCGCTGTCTCCCATCTGGGGGCGAGCCATTGGAGAATTGGTCAAAGCCAGAGGCCTTGAAAGCTTTGGTCTGATGGCCCTCAATAATGATTTTACCCGTTCCATGATGGATGGTTTCATCGAGGTGGTCGGGCAGGAGGCATTGGTCAACGAACCGTTCTATTACAATGCACAGCAGTCAAGTTATCGATCTGAAGTCACGCAGTTGATCGAGAAGAACCCACAGGCGGTCTTCGTGCCATCTTATATAACCGATTTTACGGCGGTCTACAAAGAGCTCTATCGGCAGGGGTACGAAGGTACGGTTATCACGACATCGCTGTCAACGGGGCAACAGTTCAAGGATGCCATTGGTGACGCTGCGGATGGCATCGTTCATGGATTTCCGGTTCCGGCCATTAATTCGCCTGCTTACAAGGAATATCTGAAAGAGGCCGGGCTGGAAGAAACCAACTCTGTTCAGCACCCCTTCGGCACGGCAGGTCGTGATCAGCTGACCACCTTGTTGCTGGCGATTGAAAAGGCGGGCAGCACAGCAGGGTCGGATATTGCGAAGGCGGTATGGGAAGTGACTACCGGTGAAGGAAAAACCACCGTCTATAACCTGGCAGAAGGCCTGGCTGCGCTGCGTGAGGGCAAAGAGATTAACTATTCAGGGGCATCCGGCTCAATCGAGTTCGACGAGGAAGGGATGGTGCTGGGTCGTGATTTCCAGCTATCTGAAATTCGCGATGGCGAAGACGTTGTCATCGAACGCCTCGAATACTGA
- a CDS encoding MBL fold metallo-hydrolase, which yields MRDRSKEGLWAWKQSENNNRMIALQSAEVPQGEGEGAIKLAYFGGSCFRITTPAGMSLMIDPWRNPPWGSWDWYLYDFPQCEVDIGLSTHAHFDHDNLHSLHASTLLDRLVGRFEFSDAVVTGIADKHVSDSTHGVYDWAGLTRKLTPMETVPPDNWRSFDNSILVVEAAGIRILHWGDNRPNPPDSVWQALGRIDIALLPIDGSQHVLGYEHVDAIRKRLNPRITIPHHYFVWNITHRASTLLPPDEWMATQSNARFTDAGEISLSVSEVKSEENLALCFGEKVAFDPAAELARKSEVGGA from the coding sequence ATGAGAGATCGCAGTAAGGAAGGTCTTTGGGCCTGGAAGCAAAGCGAAAACAACAATCGGATGATTGCTCTGCAGAGCGCAGAGGTGCCGCAGGGTGAGGGCGAAGGTGCTATCAAACTGGCGTATTTTGGCGGATCCTGCTTTCGAATCACGACACCTGCCGGTATGAGCCTGATGATAGACCCCTGGCGAAATCCGCCCTGGGGGAGTTGGGATTGGTATCTGTATGATTTCCCGCAATGCGAGGTAGATATCGGTCTCTCGACGCATGCGCATTTTGATCACGACAATCTGCATTCACTGCATGCGAGCACACTGCTCGATAGATTGGTGGGGCGGTTCGAGTTCTCTGATGCGGTGGTGACAGGCATAGCCGATAAGCATGTGTCTGATTCTACGCATGGTGTCTACGATTGGGCAGGTTTGACTCGTAAGCTGACTCCGATGGAGACGGTGCCGCCCGATAACTGGCGATCCTTTGATAACTCTATACTGGTCGTGGAGGCGGCGGGCATTCGCATTTTGCACTGGGGTGATAATCGACCCAATCCACCGGACTCTGTCTGGCAGGCTTTGGGCCGAATCGATATTGCTCTATTGCCCATTGATGGCTCTCAGCATGTGCTTGGCTACGAGCACGTAGATGCTATCCGGAAGCGATTGAATCCGCGTATCACTATTCCGCATCACTATTTCGTCTGGAACATCACACACCGGGCCTCCACACTGCTGCCGCCAGATGAATGGATGGCGACACAGTCCAATGCGCGTTTCACTGATGCCGGGGAGATTTCCCTGTCTGTCAGCGAAGTGAAATCAGAAGAGAATCTGGCGTTGTGTTTTGGTGAAAAAGTGGCTTTTGATCCTGCGGCGGAACTGGCCAGAAAGTCTGAAGTTGGCGGCGCCTAG
- a CDS encoding IS5 family transposase (programmed frameshift), translating into MVGRYGLSDRQWQQLGPLLPGRADTVGVTAKDNRLFVDAVLYRYRAGIPWRDLPARFGDFRVIHTRHCRWSKKGIWELVFKVLSEDVDNEYVMLDSTIVRAHQHSAGAAGERKKIECLGLSRGGISTKIHALCDALGNPISFKLTPGQASDLEGADALLPGLTAGALLADRAYDVEERVRKRLREANTEAVIPSKKSRLVKIEHDRDLYKARHLIENFFAKIKQYRAIATRYDKRACNFLGAIHLVAAIEWLN; encoded by the exons ATGGTTGGACGATACGGGCTTTCCGACAGACAATGGCAGCAACTTGGCCCGTTGTTACCTGGTCGTGCTGACACGGTCGGTGTCACTGCCAAGGACAACCGACTATTTGTCGATGCCGTACTTTATCGCTACCGTGCCGGTATTCCCTGGCGGGATCTGCCAGCTCGTTTTGGTGACTTTCGTGTCATCCATACTCGCCATTGTCGGTGGTCGAAAAAAGGGATATGGGAGCTTGTTTTCAAGGTATTAAGCGAAGACGTAGACAATGAATACGTGATGCTTGACAGTACGATTGTAAGAGCACATCAGCACAGCGCTGGCGCGGCTG GGGAGCGAAAAAAAATAGAGTGCCTCGGGTTGTCGCGAGGGGGAATAAGTACCAAAATTCATGCACTGTGCGATGCATTGGGAAATCCGATCAGCTTCAAGCTCACACCCGGACAAGCATCGGATCTAGAGGGCGCTGACGCACTGCTGCCAGGACTCACGGCCGGTGCGCTGCTGGCCGATCGAGCTTATGATGTCGAGGAACGCGTGCGTAAGCGATTGCGAGAGGCGAACACTGAGGCCGTTATTCCCAGTAAGAAGTCTCGCCTTGTAAAGATCGAACATGACCGTGATTTGTACAAAGCTCGACATCTGATCGAAAATTTCTTCGCTAAAATCAAGCAGTACCGTGCGATTGCGACGCGCTACGACAAGCGAGCATGCAATTTTCTGGGAGCGATTCACTTGGTTGCCGCCATTGAATGGCTTAATTGA
- the greB gene encoding transcription elongation factor GreB, producing MDSDVITPQGYAELKQELDKLWREERPAVTKIVQWAASLGDRSENADYKYNKGRLREIDRRVRFLRQRLEKLRVVEYNPIQEGKAFFGAWVTLLDEADRTLTFRIVGPDEIYGKKDFASVNAPVARACIGKSVGDDVVVSTSDGNKEWQIQSIDYNRE from the coding sequence ATGGATTCAGACGTCATAACACCGCAAGGTTACGCCGAATTAAAACAAGAGCTGGACAAGCTGTGGCGTGAAGAAAGACCGGCGGTTACCAAGATCGTTCAGTGGGCGGCCAGTCTTGGCGATCGCTCTGAAAACGCTGATTACAAATATAATAAGGGCCGCCTTCGTGAAATTGATCGCAGGGTAAGGTTCCTCAGACAAAGGCTTGAAAAATTACGCGTCGTTGAATACAACCCGATTCAGGAAGGGAAAGCGTTTTTTGGTGCCTGGGTAACGCTGCTTGATGAGGCCGATAGAACACTCACCTTCAGAATCGTTGGACCCGATGAGATCTATGGCAAAAAAGACTTCGCCTCAGTCAATGCCCCCGTGGCCAGGGCCTGTATTGGCAAAAGCGTTGGGGACGATGTCGTCGTCAGCACCTCGGATGGAAACAAGGAGTGGCAAATACAGTCCATAGACTACAACCGGGAATAA
- a CDS encoding carboxymuconolactone decarboxylase family protein, which yields MARVSDVDISQVPDDVKPIYERYAREYGPFLNQVRVFAHRPVALKHIMGLLLELHDDAILPKRYLEIAVVVVSTINRCEYCIAHHAPRALEHGLSAGAIEDILSEAPDGFDELDLLVRDYAVQVTNDFNRMRDGVFTELKKHFSEEQIVELTLRIALCGFFNRFNDSLQIEMEEGVERVLI from the coding sequence ATGGCACGTGTTAGTGATGTTGATATTTCGCAGGTACCGGATGATGTAAAGCCGATTTACGAGCGTTACGCCCGTGAGTACGGTCCGTTTTTGAACCAGGTGCGTGTGTTTGCTCATCGCCCGGTAGCGCTGAAACATATCATGGGCTTGCTGCTTGAGCTTCATGATGATGCGATTCTGCCCAAGCGATACCTGGAAATAGCAGTGGTTGTGGTGTCTACAATCAATCGCTGTGAATACTGCATTGCACATCATGCGCCTCGTGCACTGGAGCATGGCCTGAGTGCAGGGGCGATTGAAGATATTCTGAGCGAGGCGCCAGACGGCTTCGATGAACTGGATCTGTTGGTGCGTGATTACGCGGTGCAGGTGACTAATGATTTCAACAGGATGCGAGATGGCGTCTTTACTGAGTTGAAAAAGCATTTCAGCGAAGAGCAGATTGTCGAGTTGACGCTACGTATCGCCCTGTGTGGTTTCTTCAACCGCTTCAACGATTCATTGCAGATTGAAATGGAGGAGGGGGTAGAGCGTGTCCTCATCTGA
- a CDS encoding alpha/beta hydrolase family protein, whose amino-acid sequence MNASFPLLVSVAVAATTLPLMAVAQSSEETVTLQSEGQDLVATLQLPEGNPAPVVLLLHGFTGTRDELVIPSTDEGVFERTADTLADNGYASLRIDFRGSGDSIADFTYESTTFEGQISDALAAIDYLEKLDSVDGDDLYVIGWSQGGVIAAAAAGRSGKPDALALWQAVGDLDASYGGMMGEETLAAGKAAASDHTLVATLSWGPEVSLNSAFFHGIEALDPMAEIAAYTGPLFVTQGTADTTVLPASADAYIAAHEGPEQLWTADMGHLFNVYSSTKTLDSMIADTLSFFDDHKD is encoded by the coding sequence ATGAATGCTTCCTTTCCACTTCTGGTTTCAGTTGCCGTTGCAGCTACAACGCTGCCTTTGATGGCCGTAGCACAGAGCTCCGAAGAGACTGTCACTCTGCAATCGGAAGGTCAAGACCTGGTAGCAACACTGCAGCTACCCGAAGGCAATCCGGCACCCGTTGTATTACTGCTACATGGCTTTACGGGGACGAGAGATGAGCTCGTCATCCCCAGCACCGATGAAGGAGTATTTGAAAGAACTGCCGACACTCTCGCCGATAATGGTTATGCCAGCCTTCGCATAGACTTTCGAGGCTCCGGCGACAGCATTGCTGACTTCACCTATGAATCCACTACCTTTGAAGGCCAGATATCTGATGCCCTGGCGGCAATCGATTACCTTGAAAAACTCGATAGTGTCGATGGCGACGACCTCTATGTGATCGGCTGGAGTCAGGGTGGCGTCATTGCAGCAGCAGCCGCTGGGCGAAGCGGTAAACCGGACGCCCTTGCACTTTGGCAAGCCGTCGGAGACCTCGATGCAAGCTATGGCGGAATGATGGGCGAAGAGACGCTCGCAGCCGGCAAGGCGGCCGCCTCAGATCACACTCTGGTTGCGACACTCTCCTGGGGCCCTGAAGTATCACTCAATAGTGCTTTTTTCCACGGTATCGAAGCTCTGGACCCAATGGCTGAGATTGCGGCCTACACCGGGCCTCTGTTTGTCACACAAGGCACAGCGGATACCACGGTACTCCCAGCCAGTGCAGATGCCTATATCGCAGCGCATGAAGGGCCAGAACAACTCTGGACCGCAGATATGGGCCACTTGTTCAACGTCTACAGCAGCACAAAGACCCTTGATTCCATGATCGCGGACACCCTGTCATTCTTCGACGATCATAAAGACTGA
- a CDS encoding NAD(P)/FAD-dependent oxidoreductase translates to MFTDDFKTTPYWWEQSPPQQSGEADLPCAVDVLIIGSGYTGLHAALQTARGGMHTLVLDSQALGAGCSTRNGGQISLGVKPCLTTLTKRFGADKAMAIRCTGEQAMNYVADFISVENIECDYAKVGRFLGAHNQRSFNELARELSAPLRKGDEQDGYLVAKSEVHHEVCTDIYAGGAVYPHHASLDPGKYHSALLKKVISAGATAVSHVTVSKIERSGEGYLVHTGQRTVKAKKVIVATNGYTNKALSWHRRRVIPIGSYIIATEELPTELVNQLIPTNRNICDTRKVVYYYRASPDKKRILFGGRVSLQETDTRASALKLRAEMIRIFPQLESAKISHSWMGYVAFTFDKLMRAGGENGLYHAMGYCGSGIGFSSYLGMRTGLKALGHEEGATPFDSLPFSSRPLYYGHPWFLAPSLAYYKLRDRFL, encoded by the coding sequence GTGTTCACCGACGACTTCAAAACCACGCCCTACTGGTGGGAGCAAAGCCCTCCGCAACAGTCCGGGGAAGCTGACTTGCCCTGCGCGGTAGATGTTCTGATCATCGGCTCCGGCTACACCGGCCTACACGCCGCGTTGCAAACCGCGCGCGGCGGTATGCATACACTGGTGTTGGATTCGCAAGCATTGGGCGCAGGTTGCTCCACGCGCAATGGCGGACAAATCAGCCTCGGCGTAAAACCTTGCCTGACAACCCTCACTAAACGTTTTGGTGCCGACAAGGCAATGGCGATTCGCTGTACGGGTGAGCAAGCCATGAACTATGTGGCTGACTTTATTAGTGTAGAGAATATCGAATGCGATTATGCAAAAGTGGGCCGCTTTCTTGGTGCGCACAATCAGCGCAGCTTCAACGAACTTGCGCGCGAATTGAGTGCTCCCCTGCGCAAGGGTGATGAGCAGGATGGTTACCTGGTTGCAAAATCAGAGGTCCACCACGAGGTATGTACCGATATTTATGCAGGCGGCGCGGTATACCCTCATCATGCCTCCCTGGATCCCGGCAAGTATCACTCGGCCTTGCTGAAAAAGGTGATTTCAGCCGGAGCCACGGCTGTTTCGCATGTCACTGTCAGCAAAATAGAGCGCAGCGGCGAGGGGTACCTTGTGCACACTGGGCAACGTACTGTCAAAGCAAAAAAAGTGATCGTGGCCACCAACGGCTATACCAACAAGGCCCTTTCCTGGCATCGTCGCAGGGTAATACCGATTGGCAGTTATATTATCGCCACGGAAGAACTACCCACCGAACTTGTCAATCAACTAATTCCAACAAACCGTAATATCTGTGATACCCGGAAAGTAGTCTATTACTACCGTGCATCCCCGGATAAAAAAAGGATTCTGTTTGGCGGACGTGTGTCCTTGCAAGAAACCGATACTCGCGCCAGCGCCCTGAAATTGCGTGCGGAGATGATTCGGATTTTCCCGCAACTCGAATCGGCAAAAATCAGCCATTCCTGGATGGGCTACGTGGCATTTACATTCGACAAACTCATGCGCGCTGGCGGCGAAAACGGCCTTTATCACGCCATGGGGTATTGCGGATCGGGTATAGGTTTCTCCAGCTATCTTGGCATGCGTACCGGCCTGAAAGCGCTGGGGCACGAAGAGGGTGCCACGCCTTTTGATAGCCTGCCATTTTCGAGTAGGCCATTGTATTACGGTCATCCGTGGTTTCTCGCACCGTCGCTTGCGTACTACAAGCTTCGGGATCGATTTTTATAG